In Parvivirga hydrogeniphila, one genomic interval encodes:
- a CDS encoding 23S rRNA (pseudouridine(1915)-N(3))-methyltransferase RlmH, translated as MRIAIVAVGKLKEPYFRAAADEYLKRLRPYADLREIEVPDRDLASGEERARRAEAEGVLRALPDGAHVVALDAGGAQRTSEEFASWLSALGLGGRSTLAFVVGGSAGLDASVLERADEVLSLGKMTLPHQLARVVLLEQVYRAFRIVRGEPYHR; from the coding sequence ATGAGGATCGCCATCGTCGCGGTCGGGAAGCTCAAAGAGCCGTACTTCCGCGCGGCGGCCGACGAGTACCTCAAGCGGCTGCGGCCGTACGCGGACCTGCGCGAGATCGAGGTCCCCGATCGCGACCTCGCGAGCGGGGAGGAGCGTGCGCGGCGTGCGGAGGCAGAAGGCGTGCTGCGCGCGCTTCCCGATGGCGCGCACGTGGTCGCGCTGGATGCCGGCGGAGCGCAACGCACCTCCGAGGAGTTCGCGTCCTGGCTGTCGGCGCTCGGGCTCGGCGGCCGCTCGACCCTGGCGTTCGTCGTGGGCGGGAGCGCGGGCCTCGACGCGTCCGTGCTCGAGCGGGCCGACGAGGTGCTGTCGCTCGGGAAGATGACGCTGCCGCACCAGCTCGCGCGCGTCGTGTTGCTGGAGCAGGTCTACCGCGCCTTCCGCATCGTGCGCGGCGAGCCGTACCACCGGTAG
- the thrB gene encoding homoserine kinase, producing the protein MNGPARATASVPATSANLGPGFDAFALALDLSDVFEAELADEWTVEVAGEGESELARDERNLVVVAAKRVFDAVGFRGAAHVRCQNRIPVGKGLGSSAAAIVGGLLLADGLVGAGLSAREILQLASGIEGHADNAAAALHGGFVIAHREADGFVAEHFEPAIGLAVIAALSERELPTAEARRALPATVPHADAAANAARAALFALGVATGRRELVRAGAEDFLHERYRAALVPDAGATRAALLAAGADAAVLSGAGPTVLGIFTGSDDADALERARSAAGSLKLPPGRRALVMSGDRHGASVHAAR; encoded by the coding sequence GTGAACGGACCGGCGAGAGCCACCGCGAGCGTTCCGGCCACCTCGGCGAACCTCGGGCCTGGGTTCGATGCGTTCGCGCTCGCGCTCGATCTCAGCGACGTCTTCGAAGCCGAGCTCGCCGACGAGTGGACGGTGGAAGTCGCGGGAGAGGGCGAAAGCGAGCTCGCGCGCGACGAGCGCAACCTCGTCGTGGTGGCGGCGAAACGCGTCTTCGATGCGGTGGGGTTCCGCGGCGCTGCGCACGTCCGCTGCCAGAACCGGATCCCCGTCGGCAAGGGCCTCGGCTCGTCGGCTGCCGCGATCGTCGGCGGGCTGCTGCTCGCGGACGGGCTTGTCGGCGCAGGTCTCTCGGCTCGCGAGATACTGCAGCTCGCGAGCGGGATCGAGGGACACGCCGACAACGCGGCCGCGGCGCTTCACGGCGGCTTCGTGATAGCGCATCGCGAGGCCGATGGGTTCGTGGCTGAGCACTTCGAGCCGGCGATCGGCCTGGCCGTCATCGCGGCGCTGAGCGAGCGCGAGCTGCCCACGGCCGAGGCGCGGCGAGCGCTGCCCGCCACGGTGCCGCACGCTGACGCGGCCGCGAATGCGGCCCGGGCGGCGCTGTTCGCCCTCGGCGTGGCCACGGGGCGGCGGGAGCTCGTGCGTGCGGGGGCGGAAGACTTCTTGCACGAACGGTACCGCGCTGCGCTCGTCCCCGACGCAGGGGCGACGCGCGCCGCGTTGCTGGCGGCCGGTGCCGACGCGGCGGTCCTGTCAGGTGCGGGGCCGACGGTGCTCGGCATCTTCACCGGTTCGGACGACGCGGACGCCCTTGAGCGAGCACGGAGCGCAGCGGGGAGCCTGAAGCTCCCCCCTGGACGCCGCGCGCTCGTGATGAGCGGAGACCGGCACGGGGCGTCTGTCCACGCTGCGCGCTGA
- the lysA gene encoding diaminopimelate decarboxylase: MSARPSAPRPPAEPDQRTAADLAAVLPMTAEVRDGHLWIGGVDTVALAREAGTALYVMDEATIRHQLREYVRWTRYHWPDVDVVYAGKAFLTLAMVRIIEEEDCCLLCASGGELAYALRAGFPVERVQVHGNNKTPQELAECLDARVGRIVVDNFVELERISAMAVERGLTQKVLIRVTPGIAADTHDFIMTGAEDSKFGFGLNQGLAMEAVERALALPGVDFDGLHMHIGSQIFALKSFAKAIEVMVAFMREIRDRTGAVVQMLDVGGGLGVKYGVPDEPSSIKDFGKVVVDGIKEECEKHGLAVPRMAVEPGRSIVANAGVTLYTVGAIKEIPGIRTYVAVDGGMSDNIRTSLYDAHYEALVANKADRPRSVVVTIAGKHCESGDVVVRDAPLQEPEVGDVVCVCATGAYCYSMSSNYNKQVRPGIVFVRDGSWRWSVRRETYDDLMATDLG; the protein is encoded by the coding sequence ATGTCCGCACGACCGTCCGCGCCACGTCCGCCGGCAGAGCCCGACCAGCGCACCGCCGCCGACCTCGCAGCGGTGCTGCCGATGACCGCAGAGGTGCGCGACGGGCACCTGTGGATCGGCGGGGTGGACACTGTCGCGCTCGCGCGCGAGGCCGGCACGGCGCTGTACGTGATGGACGAGGCCACCATCCGGCACCAGCTCCGCGAGTACGTGCGCTGGACACGCTACCACTGGCCTGACGTGGACGTGGTGTACGCGGGCAAGGCCTTCCTCACGCTCGCCATGGTGCGCATCATCGAGGAAGAGGACTGCTGCTTGCTGTGCGCGTCCGGCGGCGAGCTCGCGTACGCGCTTCGTGCGGGCTTCCCGGTTGAGCGCGTGCAGGTGCACGGCAACAACAAGACGCCGCAGGAGCTCGCCGAGTGCCTGGATGCGCGGGTCGGCCGCATCGTGGTCGACAACTTCGTGGAGCTGGAACGCATCTCTGCGATGGCCGTCGAACGCGGCCTCACGCAGAAGGTGCTCATCCGCGTCACGCCCGGCATCGCGGCGGACACCCACGACTTCATCATGACGGGCGCCGAGGACTCGAAGTTCGGCTTCGGGCTGAACCAAGGGCTCGCGATGGAGGCGGTCGAGCGGGCGCTCGCGCTTCCTGGCGTGGACTTCGATGGGCTGCACATGCACATCGGCAGCCAGATCTTTGCGCTCAAGAGCTTCGCGAAGGCCATCGAGGTGATGGTGGCGTTCATGCGCGAGATCCGCGACCGCACCGGTGCGGTCGTGCAGATGCTGGACGTGGGCGGCGGGCTCGGCGTGAAGTACGGCGTGCCGGACGAGCCCTCGTCGATCAAGGACTTCGGCAAGGTCGTCGTCGACGGCATCAAGGAGGAGTGCGAGAAGCACGGCCTGGCGGTGCCGCGCATGGCGGTCGAGCCGGGCAGAAGCATCGTGGCGAACGCCGGTGTGACGCTGTACACGGTCGGGGCCATCAAGGAGATCCCGGGCATCCGCACGTACGTGGCGGTCGACGGCGGCATGAGCGACAACATCCGGACGTCGCTGTACGACGCGCACTACGAGGCCCTCGTCGCGAACAAGGCCGACCGGCCGCGCTCCGTGGTGGTCACCATCGCTGGGAAGCACTGCGAGAGCGGCGACGTGGTGGTCCGTGACGCGCCGCTGCAAGAGCCGGAGGTGGGCGACGTCGTGTGCGTGTGCGCCACGGGCGCGTACTGCTACTCGATGTCGAGCAACTACAACAAGCAGGTCCGACCGGGCATCGTGTTCGTGCGCGACGGGTCGTGGCGGTGGTCGGTGCGCCGCGAGACGTACGACGACCTCATGGCGACCGACCTCGGCTGA
- the argS gene encoding arginine--tRNA ligase → MRDVVERMLAQAVARAIEAGDVSFAEPPTIEVERPRDPSHGDWATNVALKSAKAAGRPPRDLATLIAARIAEHPDIASVEVAGPGFINVRLAPAVFQREVERVRRERERYGAQPPRGERVQVEFVSANPVGPMHVGHGRWAALGDSIARLLEHAGYDVEREFYVNDAGVQMDIFAASVSARYMELCGREVQFPEDGYRGAYITDIAREIFEDEGEAWADRPAAEREAHFKERAYTQVLEHLKRVLHAFGVDFDVWFSERALHAPAPDGGPSEIERAIGRLREAGHVYEHEGAVWFRSTSFGDDKDRVLVKADGSYTYFAADVAYHWDKFGVRGFDRVIDLWGADHHGYVKRMEAACSALGFPGQLEVIIGQMVNLFRNGEVVRMSKRTGEMVTFEELLDEVGADAARYFFLRRSTDQSLDFDIGLAKQQTNENPVFYVQYAHARICSILRKAAGEEGASDVDALAARLVPADVDLALLSEDAELALLRKIAEFPEVAAGAAEQRAPHRITRYAEDLATAFHQFYTVCRVVDPEAPALSAARLALCDATRLAIAAALGLLGVSAPVRM, encoded by the coding sequence GTGCGTGACGTCGTCGAACGCATGCTCGCGCAGGCCGTAGCGCGCGCAATCGAAGCCGGGGATGTCTCGTTCGCCGAGCCGCCCACCATCGAGGTCGAACGGCCGCGCGACCCGTCGCACGGCGACTGGGCGACGAACGTGGCGCTCAAGTCCGCGAAAGCGGCCGGCCGGCCCCCGCGCGACCTTGCGACGCTCATCGCCGCTCGCATCGCTGAGCATCCGGACATCGCGTCCGTCGAGGTCGCGGGCCCTGGTTTCATCAATGTCCGTCTCGCTCCTGCAGTGTTCCAGCGCGAGGTCGAGCGGGTCCGCCGCGAGCGCGAGCGGTACGGCGCGCAGCCGCCCCGGGGCGAGCGTGTGCAGGTGGAGTTCGTGTCGGCGAACCCGGTCGGTCCGATGCACGTCGGGCACGGCCGCTGGGCCGCGCTCGGGGACAGCATCGCCCGCTTGCTCGAGCACGCCGGCTACGACGTCGAGCGCGAGTTCTACGTGAACGACGCCGGCGTGCAGATGGACATCTTCGCTGCGAGCGTCTCTGCCCGCTACATGGAGCTCTGCGGCCGCGAGGTGCAGTTCCCAGAGGACGGCTATCGCGGCGCCTACATCACCGACATCGCCCGAGAGATCTTCGAGGACGAAGGCGAGGCGTGGGCCGATCGGCCGGCCGCGGAGCGCGAGGCGCACTTCAAGGAGCGCGCGTACACCCAGGTGCTCGAGCACCTCAAGCGCGTGCTGCACGCGTTCGGCGTCGACTTCGACGTGTGGTTCTCGGAGCGCGCGCTGCACGCTCCAGCGCCAGACGGAGGCCCGAGCGAGATCGAGCGCGCGATCGGGCGGCTTCGCGAGGCCGGCCACGTCTACGAGCACGAAGGCGCGGTGTGGTTCCGCTCGACGTCGTTCGGAGACGACAAGGACCGCGTGCTGGTGAAGGCCGACGGCTCGTACACGTACTTCGCGGCAGACGTCGCGTACCACTGGGACAAGTTCGGCGTGCGCGGCTTCGACCGCGTCATCGACCTGTGGGGCGCCGACCACCACGGGTACGTCAAGCGCATGGAAGCGGCGTGCTCTGCCCTCGGCTTCCCTGGACAGCTCGAGGTCATCATCGGGCAGATGGTCAACCTGTTCCGCAACGGCGAAGTCGTGCGCATGAGCAAGCGGACGGGCGAGATGGTCACCTTCGAGGAGCTGCTCGACGAAGTCGGCGCTGACGCGGCCCGCTACTTCTTCCTCCGTCGTTCGACCGACCAATCGCTCGACTTCGACATCGGGCTTGCGAAGCAGCAGACCAACGAGAACCCGGTGTTCTACGTGCAATACGCCCACGCTCGCATCTGCTCGATCTTGCGGAAGGCGGCCGGCGAGGAAGGGGCGTCCGACGTCGACGCGCTCGCGGCGCGTCTCGTGCCCGCAGACGTCGACCTGGCGCTGCTCTCAGAGGACGCCGAGCTCGCGCTGCTGCGCAAGATCGCGGAGTTCCCGGAAGTCGCGGCGGGTGCGGCCGAGCAGCGGGCTCCGCATCGCATCACGCGCTACGCAGAGGACCTCGCCACCGCGTTCCATCAGTTCTACACGGTCTGCCGCGTCGTCGACCCCGAGGCGCCTGCGCTCAGCGCTGCGCGGCTGGCGCTGTGCGACGCGACGCGGCTCGCGATCGCGGCCGCGCTCGGCCTTCTCGGCGTGAGTGCGCCCGTGAGGATGTGA
- a CDS encoding O-antigen ligase family protein: protein MPAERPLASRIGITLVVLASGYAAAAAATAGPQWSLGAAQTAGFPAVVLFAIGVVWPYAGLLVWLCLLPLFDAVVLGPAGLPLTPGHAALAGALTGWVVRSLGRGPELPKAAAPLLAALAALPVAGLLSAAGSPDPALTVATSARLVLMWGIAAMVASAASKPRRAGAVHAVLVVVGCAMAGVAFVQLLFPGLGIGRAAVQGLSLSNEIVRPAAFFRDPNFLGGYLSACAVAAAALAAHARRAREALPWLAGAGVCAAGVLVTASRSALVGLAIGALFVVATAPPKRRNVLAAALLVVVLAAAPFVPRSVYGRMAQLLQPASATSLSTRYLMALSDARMFVEHAPAGIGLGAHDTVYPAYRLPGALPRITHPHQVPVSFVAETGLVGLLALAACFAAAVAAGRRMARAGWQPYAAAASTATLVLVVESLFQYYLFFEYLWIWFGLFAAAASFKEASVR from the coding sequence GTGCCTGCCGAACGCCCGCTTGCGAGCCGCATCGGTATCACGCTTGTCGTGCTCGCGAGCGGGTACGCTGCGGCCGCGGCTGCGACAGCGGGCCCGCAGTGGTCGCTCGGCGCGGCGCAGACCGCCGGATTCCCGGCCGTCGTGCTGTTCGCCATCGGTGTCGTCTGGCCGTACGCAGGACTGCTCGTGTGGCTGTGCCTGCTTCCGCTGTTCGACGCGGTGGTCCTCGGCCCTGCCGGGCTGCCCCTCACCCCGGGACATGCGGCGCTTGCGGGCGCGCTCACGGGATGGGTCGTCCGCTCGCTCGGGCGCGGTCCTGAGCTGCCGAAGGCGGCAGCGCCGCTGCTCGCCGCGTTGGCCGCACTGCCCGTCGCGGGCCTCCTCTCGGCTGCAGGTTCGCCCGACCCGGCGCTCACCGTTGCGACGAGTGCACGTCTCGTGCTGATGTGGGGAATCGCGGCGATGGTCGCGAGCGCCGCTTCAAAGCCGCGCAGGGCCGGCGCGGTGCACGCCGTTCTGGTCGTGGTCGGGTGCGCGATGGCCGGGGTCGCGTTCGTGCAGCTGCTCTTCCCGGGCCTCGGGATCGGCCGCGCTGCCGTGCAAGGGCTGAGCCTCTCCAACGAGATCGTCCGTCCCGCAGCGTTCTTCCGCGACCCGAACTTCCTGGGCGGTTACCTCTCGGCGTGCGCGGTCGCTGCAGCTGCGTTGGCTGCGCATGCCAGGCGCGCGCGCGAGGCGCTGCCGTGGCTGGCCGGTGCAGGCGTGTGCGCAGCCGGCGTGCTCGTGACGGCGTCGCGATCTGCGCTCGTCGGCCTTGCGATCGGGGCGCTGTTCGTCGTGGCGACTGCGCCTCCGAAGCGCCGGAACGTCCTGGCCGCTGCGCTGCTCGTCGTCGTCCTCGCGGCCGCCCCGTTCGTTCCGAGAAGCGTGTACGGGCGGATGGCACAGCTCCTGCAGCCAGCGAGCGCGACTTCGCTTTCCACGCGCTACCTCATGGCGCTGTCCGACGCGCGCATGTTCGTGGAGCACGCGCCTGCTGGGATCGGGCTAGGTGCGCACGATACCGTGTACCCGGCCTACCGCCTTCCCGGAGCGCTGCCGCGCATCACGCATCCGCACCAGGTCCCGGTGTCGTTCGTCGCGGAGACCGGGCTCGTGGGACTGCTCGCGCTCGCGGCGTGCTTCGCGGCCGCCGTCGCCGCCGGTCGCCGGATGGCTCGCGCCGGATGGCAGCCGTACGCCGCTGCCGCGTCAACGGCGACGCTCGTCCTGGTCGTAGAGTCCCTCTTCCAGTACTATCTGTTCTTCGAGTACCTGTGGATCTGGTTCGGCCTGTTCGCGGCCGCAGCGAGCTTCAAGGAAGCGAGCGTCCGATGA
- a CDS encoding homoserine dehydrogenase — protein sequence MRTIRVGLVGLGTVGSGVVEIFRRHRDDFVTRAGVDVVLARFADRNPERFAELGLPAEACTTDAADLLADPGLDIVIELIGGTGAAREVVLGALKAGKSVVTANKALMAAHGQEVMAAAEQAGVDIMFEAAVGGGIPIILPLKRSLVSNEIEAVYGIVNGTTNYILTRMAEDGLDYAQALAEAQARGYAEADPTADVDGLDAAAKIAILASIAFNSRVTFSQVPAEGIRSIEPVDIGYAAEMGYAIKLLAVARRTPGGIDVRVHPAMIRADHPLAKVSGVYNAIYVVGDSVGETMFFGEGAGSLPAASAVVGDVIEVARHMQTGCVALVGCTCSEDLPVRELGELVTGYYVRLHVLDEPGVLASVAAVFGKHGVSLASVIQKRAVGDASAEIVWLTHEASERAVRAALDEIAGLEKVEAVASVIRVERL from the coding sequence ATGCGCACCATCCGAGTCGGGCTCGTGGGTCTCGGCACCGTCGGCAGCGGCGTGGTCGAGATCTTCCGACGGCATCGCGACGACTTCGTCACGCGGGCCGGCGTCGACGTCGTGCTTGCGCGGTTCGCCGATCGCAATCCTGAGCGGTTCGCCGAGCTCGGTCTGCCGGCCGAGGCGTGCACCACTGATGCAGCCGATCTTCTCGCAGACCCCGGTCTCGACATCGTCATCGAGCTCATCGGGGGGACCGGTGCGGCGCGCGAGGTGGTGCTCGGCGCGCTCAAGGCCGGCAAGAGCGTCGTCACCGCCAACAAGGCGCTCATGGCCGCGCACGGGCAGGAGGTCATGGCGGCCGCCGAGCAGGCAGGCGTCGACATCATGTTCGAGGCGGCGGTGGGCGGCGGCATCCCCATCATCTTGCCGCTCAAGCGCTCGCTCGTGAGCAACGAGATCGAGGCGGTGTACGGCATCGTCAACGGCACCACCAACTACATCCTCACGCGCATGGCCGAAGACGGGCTCGACTACGCGCAGGCGCTCGCAGAAGCGCAAGCGCGCGGGTACGCCGAGGCCGATCCGACCGCGGACGTGGATGGCCTGGACGCCGCCGCCAAGATCGCCATCCTCGCATCGATCGCGTTCAACTCGCGGGTGACGTTCAGCCAGGTCCCAGCGGAGGGCATCCGCTCGATCGAGCCGGTCGACATCGGGTACGCAGCGGAGATGGGGTACGCGATCAAGCTCTTGGCCGTCGCACGTCGGACGCCTGGGGGCATCGACGTACGCGTGCATCCGGCGATGATACGCGCCGACCATCCGCTGGCGAAGGTCTCTGGCGTGTACAACGCCATCTACGTGGTCGGCGACTCGGTGGGCGAGACGATGTTCTTCGGCGAGGGCGCAGGCTCGCTGCCGGCCGCCTCTGCGGTGGTCGGCGACGTGATCGAGGTCGCGCGGCACATGCAGACGGGCTGCGTCGCGCTCGTGGGCTGCACCTGCTCCGAGGACTTGCCAGTGCGCGAGCTCGGCGAGCTCGTCACGGGGTACTACGTCAGGCTGCACGTCTTGGACGAGCCGGGCGTGCTGGCGTCTGTCGCCGCGGTCTTCGGCAAGCACGGCGTCTCGCTCGCGTCAGTGATCCAGAAGCGCGCGGTCGGCGATGCGTCTGCTGAGATCGTGTGGCTCACCCACGAGGCCTCGGAACGCGCGGTGCGAGCGGCCCTCGACGAGATCGCGGGCCTCGAGAAGGTCGAGGCCGTCGCCAGCGTGATCAGGGTGGAGCGCCTGTGA